The Methanolacinia petrolearia DSM 11571 genome has a segment encoding these proteins:
- a CDS encoding LarC family nickel insertion protein, protein MKMLYLECNMGASGDMLMSALLELHSDPKDFLQRFNELEIPGISLQTRPAIKCGITGTQVVITVNGKEEEHGEISREHNHNNGHCHNNMTEVEHIISHIKIPDHVKENVLAVYSLIAEAESYVHGKPVNQIHFHEVGTMDAIADITGVCLLMEELNPEQVLASPVHVGSGHVHCAHGILPVPAPATAHILKDVPIYGGTINAELCTPTGAGLLKHFCPGFSSMPVMRVQKIGYGMGKRDFEIANCVRALFGEI, encoded by the coding sequence ATGAAAATGTTGTATCTCGAATGTAATATGGGTGCATCAGGCGATATGTTGATGTCAGCACTTTTAGAATTGCATTCTGATCCCAAAGATTTTTTGCAACGATTTAATGAATTAGAAATTCCCGGAATTTCTCTTCAGACACGACCCGCGATAAAATGTGGAATCACGGGGACGCAAGTTGTAATCACGGTTAACGGTAAAGAGGAAGAACACGGGGAGATTTCCCGTGAGCACAATCACAATAATGGACATTGTCATAATAACATGACTGAAGTTGAGCATATTATCAGCCATATAAAAATCCCCGATCATGTAAAGGAAAATGTACTCGCCGTTTACTCCCTGATAGCAGAAGCAGAAAGCTATGTTCATGGAAAACCAGTTAACCAAATCCATTTCCATGAAGTGGGAACAATGGATGCAATTGCGGATATCACTGGTGTCTGCCTTCTAATGGAAGAGCTTAATCCGGAACAGGTACTGGCATCACCTGTTCACGTGGGGTCAGGACATGTACATTGTGCACATGGAATTCTGCCGGTACCTGCTCCTGCAACAGCACATATTCTAAAAGATGTCCCAATATACGGCGGGACTATAAATGCCGAACTCTGCACCCCTACAGGAGCGGGGTTATTGAAACATTTCTGCCCTGGATTTTCATCTATGCCTGTTATGAGGGTGCAGAAGATAGGATATGGGATGGGGAAAAGGGATTTTGAGATTGCAAACTGTGTTCGTGCCTTATTCGGTGAAATATAA
- the larB gene encoding nickel pincer cofactor biosynthesis protein LarB, with the protein MEKKEIIGILKQVSEGNLTVDEALLQFKTAPFEDLGFAKIDNHRSLRQGIAEVIYGAGKTPQQIAEIAASMLANGQKTVLITRLNKESAEFVSIKIPLQYYETGNIGIAGELPEPDGYGKIVIATGGTSDIPVAEEAALTAMALGNGIIRLYDIGVAGIHRLLEHADDIMSARVIIAVAGMEGALPSVIGGLADCPVIAVPTSVGYGASFGGLAALLSMLNSCASGVSVVNIDNGFGAGYLASMINHIGAE; encoded by the coding sequence ATGGAAAAAAAGGAAATTATTGGAATACTCAAACAAGTATCCGAAGGTAACCTCACAGTAGATGAGGCATTATTGCAATTTAAAACTGCACCGTTTGAAGATTTAGGCTTTGCCAAAATTGACAATCACAGGAGTCTCCGGCAGGGTATAGCTGAAGTTATCTACGGAGCAGGAAAAACACCACAGCAAATTGCAGAAATTGCTGCATCCATGCTGGCTAATGGTCAGAAAACAGTGCTGATAACCCGATTGAACAAGGAAAGTGCTGAATTTGTCAGCATTAAAATACCCTTACAGTATTATGAAACAGGAAATATCGGCATTGCTGGAGAACTACCCGAACCTGACGGATATGGAAAAATTGTCATAGCCACCGGCGGAACCAGCGACATTCCTGTAGCTGAGGAAGCGGCATTAACGGCAATGGCACTTGGAAATGGAATAATACGTCTTTATGATATAGGTGTAGCAGGTATTCACCGGCTGTTGGAACATGCAGATGATATCATGAGTGCACGTGTTATTATTGCCGTTGCAGGAATGGAGGGTGCACTTCCAAGTGTTATCGGCGGCCTTGCTGACTGCCCCGTGATTGCTGTTCCAACAAGTGTTGGTTACGGTGCATCCTTTGGCGGCCTGGCAGCACTGCTTTCAATGTTGAATTCGTGTGCAAGTGGTGTAAGTGTAGTGAATATTGACAATGGCTTTGGGGCAGGCTACCTCGCAAGTATGATCAATCACATAGGAGCAGAATAA
- a CDS encoding TetR/AcrR family transcriptional regulator, with protein MNRELSKPDNRQKILDAALHLFTTRGFHATPTSAICKKADVASGTLFHYFPDKTTLIGELYLSIKSEMSKVFSEADIKDLPLKERTEKILWAYLEWGIENPEKEQFVMQFCNSPNIAEEVRKEAHSQFTWTDEIIVQGIKLGIFVDVPLEIFQVYLYRSAAGLLELIRENNTDLPLEELFNYYIHVFWNGVLK; from the coding sequence ATGAACAGGGAATTATCTAAACCGGACAACAGGCAAAAAATACTTGATGCTGCTCTTCATCTCTTTACAACCAGAGGGTTTCATGCCACGCCTACATCGGCAATATGTAAAAAAGCGGATGTCGCTTCAGGTACCCTCTTCCATTATTTCCCGGATAAAACAACACTTATCGGTGAATTGTACCTTTCCATAAAAAGCGAGATGTCAAAAGTCTTCTCGGAGGCAGATATAAAAGACCTTCCGCTAAAAGAAAGAACCGAAAAGATTCTATGGGCATATCTGGAGTGGGGTATAGAGAATCCGGAAAAGGAACAATTCGTAATGCAGTTCTGCAATTCCCCAAATATTGCTGAAGAAGTCAGAAAAGAGGCACATTCGCAGTTTACATGGACAGATGAGATTATTGTCCAAGGGATCAAATTGGGAATTTTTGTTGATGTCCCCTTAGAGATTTTTCAGGTATATCTTTATCGAAGTGCAGCAGGTCTTTTGGAATTAATCCGTGAAAATAATACAGATTTACCACTGGAAGAACTGTTTAATTATTATATTCATGTTTTTTGGAATGGTGTTTTAAAATAG
- a CDS encoding TetR/AcrR family transcriptional regulator, with protein MNYYILNSTYFGKESASMNGHQKRAIKIENHIKRSALELINIHGPAKVSIDEIARHANVSKVTIYKYFNSKDGLYNEIIKMILDENMESTQTIINSDLTFLEKLKYIIATKSNSVNYMGGEFLQEFIRNDREIEEYIKTNYENKFTELMFNFFEQGKYNGYIDDSLSNDIIYTYIKIFRSGLKERASELELTIADNNSFETLINLFFYGLIMRPE; from the coding sequence ATGAACTATTATATTTTAAACAGTACATATTTTGGTAAGGAAAGTGCCAGCATGAACGGACATCAAAAACGGGCCATTAAAATAGAAAATCACATTAAAAGATCGGCCTTGGAACTTATCAACATACATGGACCTGCAAAGGTTAGTATCGATGAAATCGCACGACATGCAAATGTTTCAAAAGTAACCATTTATAAATATTTCAACAGTAAAGACGGGCTTTACAATGAAATCATAAAAATGATTCTTGATGAAAATATGGAATCCACGCAAACCATTATCAATAGCGATTTGACTTTTTTGGAGAAGTTAAAGTACATTATAGCCACCAAATCAAATTCAGTCAACTATATGGGCGGTGAATTCCTTCAGGAATTCATCAGAAACGATCGGGAGATTGAAGAATATATTAAAACGAATTATGAAAACAAATTTACAGAGCTAATGTTTAATTTTTTTGAACAGGGAAAATACAATGGATATATAGATGACAGCCTGTCAAATGATATCATTTATACGTATATCAAAATTTTTAGAAGCGGTCTGAAAGAAAGAGCGTCTGAGCTGGAGTTGACCATTGCCGATAATAATTCATTTGAAACCCTGATAAATTTGTTTTTTTACGGCCTGATAATGAGGCCGGAATAA
- a CDS encoding aldo/keto reductase yields the protein MKREKRMQYRTVPKNGDELSALGFGAMRLPTKRGRIDEEKATKQIRYAIDNGINYIDTAFPYHNNESENFLGRALQEGYREKIKLATKLPVWAVKSREDMDKYLNIQLEKLQTDHIDYYMLHGLNSATWEKSKKYGVFDFFSKAKKQGKIINAGFSFHGDRKTFIEIVDSYDWEFCQIQYNYIDEDIQAGKEGLLYAASKDLAVMIMEPLRGGNLADKVPGEVTRLYSEAETKRTPADWAFRWIWNHPEVTVVLSGMNDERHIEENIRTCNSAFPNSMTEKELAIIDKAKETYKKLLKVPCTGCSYCMPCPFGVNIPMCFEYYNQYYSGSSKFMTRGMYACHLMGVMGETANASLCRNCGKCLKACPQHIAIPDELKKATKTLEGWRTKLIMPLAKRHLPTDMNE from the coding sequence ATGAAGAGAGAGAAAAGAATGCAATATAGAACAGTTCCAAAAAACGGCGATGAATTATCCGCATTAGGCTTCGGTGCAATGCGACTGCCGACAAAAAGAGGCAGGATCGATGAAGAAAAAGCGACTAAACAGATCAGGTACGCGATCGACAACGGGATCAATTATATCGACACAGCATTTCCGTACCATAATAATGAAAGTGAAAACTTTCTTGGGCGTGCTCTTCAAGAGGGGTACAGAGAAAAGATAAAGCTTGCAACAAAATTACCTGTGTGGGCTGTGAAATCAAGAGAGGATATGGATAAGTATCTCAATATTCAGCTTGAAAAACTTCAGACAGATCATATCGATTATTATATGCTCCATGGTTTAAACTCAGCAACCTGGGAGAAATCAAAGAAATACGGTGTTTTTGACTTTTTTAGCAAGGCAAAAAAGCAGGGAAAAATAATTAACGCCGGTTTTTCATTCCATGGAGATCGAAAGACATTCATAGAGATCGTAGATTCATATGACTGGGAATTCTGCCAAATCCAATATAATTACATCGATGAAGACATTCAGGCAGGTAAGGAAGGACTTCTCTATGCAGCATCAAAAGATCTGGCCGTAATGATCATGGAACCGTTAAGAGGTGGAAACCTGGCGGATAAAGTACCTGGTGAAGTAACCAGGCTTTATTCGGAGGCGGAAACGAAGAGAACCCCGGCAGACTGGGCATTTCGCTGGATTTGGAATCACCCCGAAGTTACCGTGGTTCTATCTGGCATGAACGATGAGAGACATATAGAAGAAAACATCCGGACATGTAACTCGGCATTTCCAAATTCAATGACTGAAAAGGAACTTGCAATTATTGATAAGGCAAAAGAAACATACAAAAAACTTCTCAAAGTGCCATGCACAGGATGCAGTTATTGTATGCCCTGCCCCTTCGGTGTCAATATTCCAATGTGTTTTGAATATTATAACCAGTACTACTCAGGAAGTAGCAAATTTATGACACGCGGCATGTACGCCTGTCACCTAATGGGGGTTATGGGAGAAACGGCAAATGCTTCACTATGTAGAAACTGTGGAAAGTGTCTAAAGGCATGCCCACAACATATCGCAATACCGGACGAACTTAAAAAAGCTACAAAAACACTTGAAGGCTGGCGGACAAAATTAATTATGCCACTTGCAAAGAGGCATCTGCCAACCGATATGAATGAGTGA
- a CDS encoding virulence RhuM family protein, with amino-acid sequence MEDKTQIELPDESPRGRILIYQSKDNTFRLDVRFQDESVWLTQQQMAELFDTTKQNISLHIRNIYSEGELVPEATVKKYLTVQNEGEREIRRSIDYYNLDMIISVGYRVRSKIATRFRIWATQHLTEFIRKGFILDDERLKEPDNDRYFEELLARIRDIRSSEKVFWRKVLDIYATSIDYDPESELTTQFFKQVQNKMHWAAHGHTAAELIYERADADRPLMGITNYPGNKLLRRDVEVAKNYLNEDELEVLNRIVTAYLEIAELQALNRIPMTMQDWIERLHQFLTMTGRELLTDAGSISHEIAMKKAREEYEKYSTRQLNEPSEVERHFIEMEDEIKQIAEKNETANREPER; translated from the coding sequence ATGGAAGACAAGACCCAAATCGAATTACCTGACGAATCACCAAGAGGCCGGATTTTAATCTACCAGTCGAAAGACAACACCTTCAGGCTTGATGTCAGGTTCCAGGACGAATCCGTTTGGCTCACACAACAGCAGATGGCCGAACTCTTCGACACCACAAAACAGAACATAAGCCTGCATATAAGAAACATCTATTCAGAAGGCGAACTCGTCCCCGAGGCAACTGTCAAGAAATACTTGACAGTTCAAAACGAGGGCGAAAGGGAGATCAGGCGCTCGATCGACTACTACAATCTCGATATGATAATCTCCGTCGGCTATCGTGTCAGGAGTAAAATTGCGACACGTTTCCGGATATGGGCGACACAGCACCTGACGGAATTTATAAGAAAGGGATTCATCCTCGATGACGAACGCCTAAAAGAGCCCGACAACGACAGGTACTTCGAGGAGCTCTTAGCAAGGATACGCGATATCCGGTCATCGGAAAAAGTATTCTGGCGAAAGGTTCTGGACATATACGCAACCAGCATAGACTACGATCCCGAATCCGAATTAACAACACAGTTCTTCAAACAAGTTCAGAACAAGATGCACTGGGCGGCTCACGGCCACACTGCCGCAGAACTGATCTACGAACGTGCAGATGCAGACAGGCCCTTAATGGGGATCACGAATTATCCGGGAAACAAACTTCTCAGGCGCGACGTGGAGGTTGCGAAAAACTATCTGAATGAAGACGAACTGGAAGTCCTCAACAGAATCGTCACCGCATATCTCGAAATTGCAGAATTGCAGGCACTGAACCGGATACCGATGACGATGCAGGACTGGATCGAGCGCCTTCACCAGTTCCTTACAATGACCGGGCGGGAGCTGCTTACGGATGCCGGAAGCATAAGTCATGAAATCGCAATGAAAAAGGCCCGCGAAGAATACGAAAAATACAGCACGAGGCAATTGAACGAACCCTCGGAGGTTGAAAGGCATTTCATCGAGATGGAAGACGAGATAAAACAGATTGCCGAAAAAAACGAGACCGCAAATAGAGAGCCGGAGAGATAA